GTGCTCGTTCCAGCAATGCGTCATTGAGTGTCTCCACCTCCAACAAGTCAGAAGGGATACATCCGAGACAATAAACTACAGTAAGCGTCCAGCGGCGGAAGTTCCAAAGCATGAAAACTTGTTACGTAAACAACTGGAAGGTTAGCATAAAAGGAGTCTTCCTTCAACCAAGTGCGTGTACGCTTGCTGGTGCAATGATTTTGCACGAAACGAGAGTTGTGCTGGGTCTCACCAGACTCGCCACAACCATAACGTTTGTGAGTTGCTGTCCCGTTTCACAATGTGCTCTCCTCGCCAACCCCCTGCGTCTTCGGACGAGAAAAGAATGTGCAATCCGTATCCAAGAACCGTAAAACTTCCCCacaagaaagagcagaactCCGGGTTCTTCGCGATTTTACCAGCAGCCACCGACCGAGAGGTCGCGGTTGTactgtttgtgtgtttttccgCATTTGCTGCCGCCACCTGTCTCGCGAAACAGCTGGAACCGCAGAACTGAAGGCATCAACGCGCCAGGCACAATACTCGcgcttcttttttccacCCGTTTTGGGGGATCGAGAGGGGGTTGAATCAGCATGCGTTAAAAAGACCGCATGCGTTGGGAGTGGGGCAGTTGCTCCACGCTCGCACAAGTTTTCTCCGCAGCGTACCGAGATCTCCCCGCGGCTTTTCTGCGAACGGGGGCTCTCTGCGACGAAGTGGGCTTCTGCCTCGCGTCTGCCTGCAGTTTACTTGCGAAAATGGCAGTTTCACTGTGAGAACTTGCTTCCCCGCGACTCGTGTTTTCTGCCggtgctgcttctctcgagaGGGAATCTGAGCAGGAGAGTCCACCCTACAGTCCATCCCCCCGCTCCAAAAAATGACGGTCCCTGGAATGAAATTCTCGCTTATTCCCAAGGCCAACAGGAAGGCGATCTACGAGTACCTCTTCAAAGGTATGTCGCGATTTTTTTCCTCGGGAATcgtctgaaaaaaaaacactcGCCTCTGATGTCGAGCCGGGAAACGCCTCTCGGTGCGGCTGCCCCACGTCGGGCTGCACGGCAGACTCGACATGTGGACGAGGCTGTTTTTTTTGAgggggaaagagacacagaccaGCGAAATGGAGTAAAAAAGACTTTCCCCGCGTCTTTGCGGCCGCGGAGGTCTGATGATTCATGTTTTCCTCCGATAGAGGAAAGCCGGGGACCCGGCTTGTCTGcagctttttttctgtctgtgcatgtgcCCTAATTTTTGCACTCGACTAAATTTCAGGTTTTCATCGTCGTTGTTTGCCTGCATTTTCGTGGCATTGGCGTgtcctgcgtcgtcttcgctgaGGGGAGGGGCTCGAAGTTTACCGAGGCTCTGCAGGGCGCCGAAGTTGAGAACCGGACGTTTGCAATGCACGCGGAGCTCTGCCTGCAGGAGAATGGCTCTGAAACTGCTCCAGCATTCGATCcgtttttgtttcttctcttttcagaCAGGGTTGGAGTTTCTGCACAatcttcttgtctttgcCCCCTTCTCAGGAGTGGTCTGTGTGTTTCGCTCGATCCCTCCGTTGCGTTCGCTCCCGTCCTCAGTTCCGTTGTTGTAGGGTGTTTTCTGCATCTGTTTTGAGCCAAGTGTTTCCGCTTGCCTTTCCCCAAGCTCCTCTCCGGCGCAGTCTGCGTGCACCGGTTGTGCCGGGAGTGGGCTGGGGACCGCGCGTCATCGCTGGAAATATCGCCGAGGTTGCACCTTTGTGTCCTGATTTTGCAGAGGGCGTGATCGTCGTCCAGAAGAATGGCAAGATCGAGCGCCACCCGGAGGTCCCCGTCCCGAACCTCCACGTGATGATGactctgcgttctctgcaGACCAAGAAGTTCGTCGAAGAGAAGTTCAACTGGCAGCACAACTACTACTTTTTGACAAATGAGGGAATCGAGTTTCTCCGTACCTACCTCCACCTCCCGCCCACCGTCTTCCCCTCCACTCTTACCAAGAAGAGCACTGGCAGACCCACCCGTGGCGCCGGCGAGGGCATGGGCGAAGGCGGTGACATGAACGGTGACTGGCGTCCGGTAAGtcaaaacgcgagagagtcTCCGGTTCTCGTCTCGAACTCGTGTTGGCATGCAGCTCCTCTTGTTTTGGGGTGCTGTCTTCGGAGTCCTTTACTGGCGTCTGTATGGTATGTTTGTGAGCTGGCGAGGCCCGTGGTCTGCACGCGTCCCGACAGGCAAAAGACACTAGTCTGCAAAGCAACAGTGGAAAGCGATGTTTCTCCTGTCTGGCCCAGTCTACGCGCGTGGCGGAAAACGCAATCCGAAGCTCCGATGTAGTCAGCGTCCTTGCCGTTTTTGTTCGTGGTCCACGTAGCTTCCTGTGAAACACACCTGTGGGAAACTAGGTGTGCATTTCTGTAGTCTTCCGCTGTGGAGTCGCCTCGCAACAACAGTCGTACTCAGGACCATAGTGTCAGGTTCCGCGAGTGGCTGAACGGACCGTTTAGGTGACTTTCCtgactatatatatatatatatatatatatatgtacattaAGCGATGTGCTTATGCACATAGATATACTGAAGTTTGGATCGGCGAAAGACGGTCGACTGCTTTGTTTAGGGCGTTGATAGAGAAGCGAGTTCTGGAGGGAAGAGGTGTGCCCGACTGTTGCTGTGTGTGGTACGAGAAACACGATGAACTTTTTTCGACATCTCAAGGTGGCAGGGGGGGGGTTAGCAGGCATTCTCCAAACACGTGAATAC
This portion of the Toxoplasma gondii ME49 chromosome III, whole genome shotgun sequence genome encodes:
- the RPS10 gene encoding ribosomal protein RPS10 (encoded by transcript TGME49_275810), translating into MTVPGMKFSLIPKANRKAIYEYLFKEGVIVVQKNGKIERHPEVPVPNLHVMMTLRSLQTKKFVEEKFNWQHNYYFLTNEGIEFLRTYLHLPPTVFPSTLTKKSTGRPTRGAGEGMGEGGDMNGDWRPRGGFGRGRGRMGDRPDRAERAPRYA